Within Burkholderia diffusa, the genomic segment TCCTCGCGCTGAACGCGGCCGTCGAAGCGGCGCGCGCGGGCGAACAGGGCCGCGGCTTCGCGGTGGTCGCGGCCGAGGTGCGCTCGCTCGCGCAACGCTCGGCCACGGCCGCGAAGGAGATCAAGTCGCTGATCGTGTCGTCGAACGAAACGGTCGAGCACGGCGCGACGCTCGTCACGCACGCGGGCGAGACGATGGCCGAGATCGTGCAGTCCGTGCGGCGCGTGAACGAGATCCTCGACGAGATCAGCCATGCCTCGCGCGAGCAGAGCGCGGGGATCGAGCAGGTCAACCGCGCGGTGGGCGAGATGGACCAGGTCACGCAGCAGAACGCGGCCCTCGTCGAGCAAGCCGCGGCCGCCGCGCATTCGTTGCGCGATCAGGCCGAAGCGCTGCGCGACGCCGTCACGCGATTCGCGTTGCCGGCCTGACGTCGCCTCATCCGTCGGCATCCCGCCCGATTCCGACGGATTTCGCCTGACGAGCCGGCAAGGCGGGGCCGGCCCCTGCACGACGCAGGCCCTCCCGCGCTTGTTCCGCGCTTGTTCCGCGCTTGTTCCGAGCTTAGCCCGCTCCGCCCGGCCGGCTCACGGCCTCGACACCGCCGAACCCCATCCCGGCCGCCCGCTGCACCAGCTCGACGTCGTTGGTCACGCCGAGCTTCTTCATCGCGCTGATCTTCTGCGCGCTGACCGTCTGCTTCCCCTTGTTCAACCGCTGCGCGATCGTCTTGATCGGCAGGCCGGCCAGATAAAGGCGTATCACCTCGATCTCGCGCGTCGACAGTTTCACCGGCGGCTGGTCGTGCCCGGCGACGGCATCGAGCGCACGCCGGACGAGCGGCGACTGATAACGCCCGCCGCTGTAGGTCGAATGGATCGCGGTGACGATGTGGCCGACTTCGTCGAACTTGCTGACGAGGCTCGCGCCGCCTTTCGCCAGAATCGAGCGGAAGAGCACCGGATTCTCGTTCCCGACCAGCGCGACGATCCCGACGTTCGGGCGCGTGCTGTGCAGCCAGTCGAACAGTGCGAGACCGTCCATCTCCACGTCGCCGCGAATCGGATAGTCGACCAGCACGATGTCGCATTCGACGCGGCCGAGCGTCTCGATCAGATCGCCCGAGGTTCGGGAGACGCCGACGAGATCGATTGCGCACGCGTCGCAGGCAATGTGCTCCATACCTGCGAGCGTCAGCGGCGAGTCGTACGCGAAAACAGTGCGAATTCTGAATTTCCCCATGCGCAGTCCAAGAAGGTTCGCCGGGCCGCACGATGCGGAATGCGCGCGCGGCCGGATCGGCATTGAATCGACATTCAGGATATTTTTATCCCGAACATCATTCTAGGCAGCAACGCACGGTCGGGATATGGGGCGGCGTCTGAATTGATCGATGCAGGCGTGATACGAGTTTGATCTCGGCGCCGGTCGGAACGTTCGGCGGCGGCCGGGGTCGGCCGAACGGCCGACGTTGCGGG encodes:
- a CDS encoding response regulator transcription factor, yielding MGKFRIRTVFAYDSPLTLAGMEHIACDACAIDLVGVSRTSGDLIETLGRVECDIVLVDYPIRGDVEMDGLALFDWLHSTRPNVGIVALVGNENPVLFRSILAKGGASLVSKFDEVGHIVTAIHSTYSGGRYQSPLVRRALDAVAGHDQPPVKLSTREIEVIRLYLAGLPIKTIAQRLNKGKQTVSAQKISAMKKLGVTNDVELVQRAAGMGFGGVEAVSRPGGAG